The following DNA comes from Microbacterium foliorum.
ATCGGCGCTTGCGCCCGGGGATGCGGGGTGCGGCGTCGTCGCCTGCGGTGGTGACGAGGGCGGTCTCGGTCAGGGTCATGATCAGACCTCCTTCATGGGCTTGACGGCCTTGACGTAGATCGCGACGATCACGATCACGATGAGGAAGGCGACGACCGAGAGAGCGCTCGCGACGTCGACCTTCTTCTGCAGCTCGATGTACTTGAAGATCATCGTCATGATCGTGTCGGCGCCGTAGCCGGGGATCGATCCGGTCATCACCTTGAGGATCGGCAGCGAGTTGAAGACGTTGATGATGTTGATGAGCACCGCGACCGCGAGGGCGCTGCGCAGTTGCGGCAGCACGATGGTCCAGTAGGTGCGCGTCGCTCCGGCGCCGTCCATCTTGGCGGCCTCGAGAGTGTCGGCCGGAACGGTCTGCAGCCCGGCGAGGATCGTGTAGGTCGTGAACGGCAGTGATACGAAGATCGCGATCACGATCGACCACGCGAATGCGGTGGCCGGGTTCTTGGTCCAGCCGTAGCCGACCGCGTCATCGGACAGCCCGATGTCGTAGAGGAACTTGTTGAAGACCCCGAAGTACGGCTCGAGGCTGTAGTAGAAGACCATCGTCGTCATCACGACGGATGCCGCCCACGGCACGATGACCGCCATGCGCACGATCTGCCGACCCGGGAAGGCCTTGTTGAGGATCTGCGCGAGTCCGAGCGAGATCAGCACTGTGAAGGTCACGACCGCGACGACCCAGATGATCGTGCGGAAGATGATCGGCCAGAACTCGGCGAACGTGAACACCGTCACGAAGTTGTCGAAGCCGACCGAGCCCTTGTCGAGGCCCGAGAGCGAGATGTCGCGGGTGGAGTTGAAGAACATCACCCCGGCGGGGAACAGCACCACGCCGATGATGAGCAGCAGCGCCGGGGCGATCCAGGGCAGCGCCTGGAGGAGGTCCTTCCCTCCGGGCTTGCCGCGGGTCGCGCCTGGTCGGCGCCCCGGGGTGCGGGGGCGGCCGGTGGCCGCCCCCGCGAGGTTCGAGGATTCTTTCGTCTGGCTCATGGGAAAACCCGAACCTCTCCGTCGCTTGGTGTGGGCAGTGTCAGCGGGACTCAGCCCGCGTCGACCTGTGCCTGGATCTCGGTCAGGACATCCTGAGCCGGCTTCGACTGCAGCTGGCCGAACAGCGCCTTGAAGGCTCCGTCGGTGGCCGACCACTTCTCGTTCGTCGACGGGTAGAACTGCGCGTCGGGCAGCACCTCGAGGAACGGCGCGAGCGCCTCCTCGCCGGCGAGCTGCTCGGCACCAGACTTGGTGACGGGCAGGAAGCCCTCGGCCTGCACCCACGGCACGTACACGTCGGCCGAGTAGTAGTAGTCGAAGAAGGCGGTGATCGCCTCCTGCTTGTCGCCGTCGTTCTGGAAGGCCATCAGCTGGTCCATGACGCCGAGCGTGAACGGCGAGCCGTCTTCGGTCGGGATCGGGACGATCGAGTAGTCGAGCTCGGGGTTGCCCTCTTCGATCTGGCCCACTGTCGGCGGCAGGCCGACCTGCATGCCGATCTTGCCCTGGATGAAGATGTCCATCAGGGGCGAGCGCTGGGTCGAACCGGGGTCCGCCTGGGTGGCACCGGCGTCGATCATCTTCTTGATCTGCTCAGCACCTGCGAGGTTCTCGGGGGTGTCGATCGTGATCTCCGAGGCATCGCCGAACGAGCCGCCGCCGCCCCACAGCCACACGGCCGCCTCGGCCTGAGCCTCTTCGGAACCGAGCGGCATGCCATAACCGGCCACGCCGCCGCCGAGCGCCGACACCTTGGTGGCGGAATCGAGCAGCTCGTCCCAGGTCGTCGGAGCCTCGACACCCGCCTGCTCGAGCAGCGCGTTGTTGACGAACAGTGCACGGGCGGATGCGATCAGCGGCAGCGCGTAGGCGGTGCCGTCGACCTCGGCGTTCGCGAGGAACGCGTCCTGGAAGTCGGAGTAGGTCTCCTCCGAGACCACGTCCTCGACCGGGTAGAGCAGCTCGTCGCCGACGAATCCGGCGAACGGTCCGCCGTTGTAGATGTCAGGAGCCTCACCGGCCTGGATCTTGGTGGAGACGACCTTCTCGAGGTTGTCCCACGACTGCACCTCGAGGTCGACTTTGATGTCGGGGTTCTCTTCCTCGAACCCTTCGATCACGTCTTCCCACAGGCCCTTGGTGGCGTCGGAGTAGCTGGGCACCAGAAGGTTGAGCGTCGTCTCGCCGTCGGCGTCTCCGCCGCCTCCTGTCGAGCCGCCGAACCCGCACGAAGCGAGCGTGAGCGTGGCGGTTGCCGCCAGGGCAACGGCGCCGAATCGCAGTGACTTCTTCATGTGTATTGCATTCCTCACTGTGTAGGTGGTGCACAGTCGCAAGCACAACTCACGCGACGGTGCGTGTGATCGCCTTCCCTTGGTGGCTGGGCGATCGGTTCAAGCCGGATCGGCTCGAGGAACCCTTCATGGACCGGATCTCCGGAGGGGCGGTGAAACTTGTTCGATTATTTGTCAGGAGAATAAACAAATCAAGAGGAACCTTGCATGATTTCCTCGTGTCGAAATACTATGATCGAATCGACAGCTAAACGATCACAAACTTGCAACATCTGGTCCGGAGGGCCCGACATGACCGAACTTCTGCCCGGCGCACACATGCGCGAAGAACTGAACTCGCAGCCCGAGACCTGGGCTCGCGCGGCCGATCTCCGTGATGCGCAGGCGCTGCTGCCGGCATCCGGAGCCCGCATCGCGGTCGTCGGATGCGGCACCTCGTGGTTCATGGCGCAGTCGTATGCGTTCCTCCGCGAGACCGCGGGGCAGGGCGAGACCGACGCGTTCGCGGCATCCGAGTCGTTCGTCGACCGCGGCTATGACGCCGTCGTCGCGCTGACGCGCTCGGGCACCACGACCGAGGTGCTCGAGCTGGTCGAGCGCATCAAGGGCCGTGTGCCCACGATCGGCGTGATCGGTGACGAGACCTCGCCGCTCGTCTCACTGGTCGACGACGCCGTGCTACTGCCGTTCGCCGACGAGAAGTCCGTCGTGCAGACGCGCTTCGCGACGACCGCTCTGGCACTTTTCCGTGCATCGCTCGGCGAAGACCTCACGGGTGCGATCGACGATGCCGCCGCCGTGCTCGCCGCAGACTACGACGACGAGCTGCGCGATGCCGAGCAGTACTCGTTCCTCGGTCGCGGCTGGACCGTCGGCCTCGCGCACGAGGCCGCCCTGAAGATGCGCGAGTCGTCGCAGTCGTGGACCGAGTCGTACCCCTCGATGGAGTACCGCCACGGTCCGATCGCGATCGCCGCACCCGGCCGCGTGACGTGGCAGTTCGGCCAGGCGCCCGAGGGACTGGCCGCGCAGGTCGAGGCCACGGGGGCGCGTTTCGTGCAGCATCCGGTCGACCCGCTCGCCGACCTCGTGCGCCTGCACCGTGTCGCCCTCGACCGCGCCGTCGCCAAGGGTCTCGACCCCGATCAGCCTCGCAACCTCACGCGATCCGTCATCCTGGATGCATGACCCGATCCACCCGCGGAGATCTCGATGACCAGCCCTGAGGATGCCGCGAGCATCACCGACGTCGTGAGCGACGCATCGAGCGAGAGGCTCGCGGCCGCACGTCCACTGGGCAGCGGCGCTCCGGTGCTGGCCTTCGACGTGGGGGGCACCGACATCAAGTCGGCGCTGTTCGACGCAGACGGTACGGCCCTCGGCCTGCGCCGCACGCCGACCCCGGTGGCCGACGGCGATCGCACCGAGGTGCTGATCGAGCGGCTCGGGGTGCTCGCCGCCGAGCTGCGGGCGGACCACCCCGACGTGGTGCCGCAGGCGGCCGGGCTCGTCGTGCCGGGGATCGTCGACGCGGATGCCGGGCTCGGCGTCTTCGCCAGCAACCTCGGCTGGCACGACTCGCCGCTGCGAGATCTCGCTTCGGCGAAGCTCGGCCTGCCCGTGGCGTTCGACCACGATGTGCGCGCGGCGAGCTGGGCCGAGCACCGCCTGGGCGGCGCTCGCGCGTACTCGAACTCGGTCGTGCTGGTGATCGGCACCGGCATCGCGGGCGCGCTGCTCGTGGGCGGAGAGCCCTACACGGCGGGCGGCTATGCGGGCGAGATCGGTCATTCGCCGATCGCCGACGGACCCGTGTGCGCGTGCGGCGCCCGAGGCTGCCTCGAGGTCGTCGCGTCGGCCGGTGCCATCGCGCGCCGTTATCGCGAGGCGACCGGCATCACCCCCGACGGCGCCAAAGACGTGATCGCCCGCGCCGCTGCCGGCGATCGGATCGCCTCGGAGATCTGGAACTCGGCGCTCGACGCCCTCACTCTGTCGCTCGCGCAGCTCACCGCGGTCATCGCACCCGAGGCGATCGTGATCGGCGGGGGGCTCTCCCGCGCCGGCGGAGCGCTCTTCGACGAGCTGCGAGCCCGACTGGCTGAGCGGCTCAGCTTCCATCGCCTCCCCGAGCTCGTGCCCGCCGAGCTCTCGGGCAACGCCGGCATCCTGGGCGCGGCACTGCGCGCGAGGGAGCTCGCATGATCCTCACCGTCACCCCGAACCCCGCCCTCGACCTCACCTGGCACGTCGAGCGACTCACTCTCGGCGAGACGCACAGAGCGGATGCCGGTGCGGTGCGCGCCGGCGGCAAGGGGCTCAACGTCGCCAGGGTCGCGCACGCTCAGGGCGCCTCGGTGCTCGCGGTGTCGACTGCCGGTGGCCGCAGCGGCGTCGAGCTCGCGGCTGAGCTCGGTGCCAGCGGGGTGCCTCACCGACTCGTGCCTGTGGTGGGAGCGACTCGGCAGAGCATCGCCCTGGTCGACGAGGCGCTCGGAGACACCACGGTCGTCAACGAGCGGGGTATGAACCCGACCGATCCCGAGTGGGCCGCGCTGCTCGGCGAGGTCGTCGACGCTCTGCCCGGCGCGCAGGTGCTGGTGATCTCGGGCAGCCTTCCGCCCGGGGCGCCCGAGACGCTGCTCCCTCTGCTGATCGGCACGGCGCGAGACGCGGGCGTGCCGGTGATCGTCGACACGTCCGGTCCTGCGATGTTGCACGCGGCGGATGCCGGAGCATCCGTGCTCAAACCCAACGCCGCCGAGCTCGTCGAGGCGACCGGCATCACCGATCCGGTCGAGGGCGCCCGCTCGCTGATCGAGCGCGGCGTCGACCTCGTGCTGCTGTCGCTCGGCGCCGAGGGGATGCTCGCGGTCACGGCATCCGAGGTGCTGCACGCCCGCCTCGACGCTCCGCTCGCCGGCAACCCGACCGGTGCCGGTGACGCCGGAGTGGCCGCCTGCGCGGTGCTCTATGCCGACGGCATCCGTGACCCGGCAGCCATTCTGCGACGCGCGACCGCCTGGTCGGCTGCCGCTGTGCTCATGCCGCTCGCCGGCGAGATCTCCGACGAGTGGGAGGCGCTCGAGCAGCGTCTGCTCGTCGCCCCCTACGACCCCACCGTTCGAGAGGACCCTCTGTGACCCTGGTCTCCGCCCGCGAACTGGTGACGGATGCCGCAGCACGCGGCATCGGCATCGGCGCGTTCAACGTGATCCACCTCGAGACCGCCGAGGGGCTCGTGCGCGCCTCCGAGGCGGCGCACCTGCCGGTGATCCTGCAGATCTCGCAGAACTGCGCCGACTATCACGGCGGTCTCGAGCCGATCGCGCTGGCGACTCTCGCGATCGCCCGCCGGGCAGCGACGCCGGTCGCGGTGCACCTCGATCACGCCGAGCGCCCCGAGCTCGTCGACGAGGCCATCGCCCTCGGATTCGGCTCGGTCATGTTCGACGGCGGCGCGCTGCCCTACGACGAGAACGTGGCGATCACGGCTGCCGTCGCCGAGCGGTCCCACGCGGCCGGCGTCTACATCGAGGGCGAGCTGGGCGAGGTCGGCGGCAAAGACGGCGCCCACGCTCCCGGAGTCCGCACCGACCCCGACGAGGCGCGGGCGTTCGTGGCCGCGACCGGCGTCGACGCGCTCGCCGTGGCCGTGGGTTCGTCTCACGCGATGACCGACCGCACGGCATCCCTCGACCTCGAGCTGATCTGCCGGCTGCGCGAGGCGCTGCCCGTGCCGCTCGTGCTGCACGGCTCGTCGGGCGTCGCGGATGCCGTGATCGCCGACGCCGTGCGCGCGGGAATGACCAAGATCAACGTCTCGACGCACCTGAACGGGTTCTTCACCCGGGCGATCCGCTCGACGCTCGACGCCGACGAGAAGCTCGTCGACTCGCGCAAGTACCTGTCGCCGGCGCGTGAGGCGCTCGCCGGGGAGGCCGCGCGGATGCTGCGGCTGTTCGCCCTCGTGCCCGCCGGAGTTGCGGGGTTACCAGCGTGAACACGGGCAGGATGGTGACATGAAGCGCGCCGCCCGCCTGAATGCGATCCTCGACCTGCTGGCCGAGGACGGCGAGGTGAACGTCGACGAGCTCGTCGAGCGCTTCGGCGCCTCGGCCGCCACCACCCGTCGCGATCTCGACTCACTCGCCGAGCAGCGTCTGCTCACCCGCACGCACGGCGGGGCGGTCGCGCACTCGGTCGCCTACGAGCTGCCGATCCGCTACAAGAGCCACCAGCGCGCGCACGAGAAGGAGAGCATCGCCCTGGCCGCCGCCGCGCTCGTCGCGCCGGGCATGGTCGTCGGGTTGTCGGGCGGAACCACCACCACGGCCATCGCCGCAGCGCTCGCCGCCCGAGACGATCTCGCGGCGGGGCCCGGCATCACGGTCGTCACCAACGCCGTGAACATCGCCGCGCAGCTCGCGACACGGCCCGACATCAAGGTCGTCGTGACCGGTGGGGTGATCCACTCGCGCAGCTACGAGCTGGTGGGCCCGTTCGTCGAGCAGCTGCTGAGGGGTGTGCGGCTCGACATCGCCTTCATCGGAGTCAACGGGATGGATGCCGCGGCCGGAGCCACCACGCAGGACGAACGCGAAGCCGCGGTGAACCGCATGATGGCCGAGCGCGCCCGCCGTGCCGTGGTCGTCACCGACAGCAGCAAGATCGGCACGGTGGCGTTCGCGGCCGTCGGCGGCTCGGAGCTGTTCCCCGTGCTCCTGACCGACGACGGGGCGGATGCCGCTGCGCTCGCCGCGTTCCGCGACGCGGGCTACGAGATCCTGACGGCCTGACCTGAGACCCGTGCAGACTCCTGGTGGGGGTGCCGCGACCCCTCTCGCGGCACCCCCGGAGTAGATGGTGTCCTGTCGTTCCCTCACACTCCCCAGTGCACGAGGGTTTCCCCAGTTCGACTGCGCCTCCCTCGCGCTTCGTTTCCGAAGCCCTTCGCTGGCACCTTCTGGAGATAAGGAGCGAGCCACCGATGTTCTGATACATCGAGTGGAGAAAAGATTCAGAGTCCGCTTCCGTGGCACTGGAACGGCGCACTGAGTCCGGTGGATTCGGATGCCGCGGCCAGCGCGACGGCCGGTCGTGCACCGGCCGCCAGCTCGATGTGCACGGCGCCGAGCAGCTCGCAGGCGATGTCGTCTGCCACCACCACGGGTGCGGCGATGACACAGCCGGTGCCGGCGTGCAGCCAGACCCGCGTCATGCCCAGTGCCTCCTCGCCCCAGCGCACCGATGAGCGGCCCAGCTCGCACGCCGAGAGCACCACGGTGTCGGGCGCGCGCGAGATCAGGTCGACGTCGTAGCCGAACAGGGTGCCGTCGAAGAGCTCGAAGCCTGAGAACAGGGGGTTGTCGACCGCGTGGCGGCCGTGGGCGGCGATGTGCAGCACGTCGACCTGCTCGGCGAGCTCGGTGACGGCCGACACTCGCGCGCGCTCACCGGTGAGCAGCCGGGCGTCGGTCCACGCCTCGGCAGCCCGACGCACCTCCTCTTCGGCCCGCGCGACCCGAGGGCCGGTCGCGAATCCGGCCGTCGGACTCGCCGCCGCTGCGTCCTGTGCGCGTTCGGGCGCGGCGCGCGAGGAGTCCGGCAGCGGAGACGCCGACGACGAATCGGTTCGTCGAGGCGGCTCGCCGAGCAGACGCGACACCGAGGTCGCGATCGTGAACGGCGTTCCGCGCATTCCGGGGAGCATCGCCCA
Coding sequences within:
- a CDS encoding extracellular solute-binding protein — encoded protein: MKKSLRFGAVALAATATLTLASCGFGGSTGGGGDADGETTLNLLVPSYSDATKGLWEDVIEGFEEENPDIKVDLEVQSWDNLEKVVSTKIQAGEAPDIYNGGPFAGFVGDELLYPVEDVVSEETYSDFQDAFLANAEVDGTAYALPLIASARALFVNNALLEQAGVEAPTTWDELLDSATKVSALGGGVAGYGMPLGSEEAQAEAAVWLWGGGGSFGDASEITIDTPENLAGAEQIKKMIDAGATQADPGSTQRSPLMDIFIQGKIGMQVGLPPTVGQIEEGNPELDYSIVPIPTEDGSPFTLGVMDQLMAFQNDGDKQEAITAFFDYYYSADVYVPWVQAEGFLPVTKSGAEQLAGEEALAPFLEVLPDAQFYPSTNEKWSATDGAFKALFGQLQSKPAQDVLTEIQAQVDAG
- a CDS encoding DeoR/GlpR family DNA-binding transcription regulator, giving the protein MKRAARLNAILDLLAEDGEVNVDELVERFGASAATTRRDLDSLAEQRLLTRTHGGAVAHSVAYELPIRYKSHQRAHEKESIALAAAALVAPGMVVGLSGGTTTTAIAAALAARDDLAAGPGITVVTNAVNIAAQLATRPDIKVVVTGGVIHSRSYELVGPFVEQLLRGVRLDIAFIGVNGMDAAAGATTQDEREAAVNRMMAERARRAVVVTDSSKIGTVAFAAVGGSELFPVLLTDDGADAAALAAFRDAGYEILTA
- a CDS encoding 1-phosphofructokinase family hexose kinase, encoding MILTVTPNPALDLTWHVERLTLGETHRADAGAVRAGGKGLNVARVAHAQGASVLAVSTAGGRSGVELAAELGASGVPHRLVPVVGATRQSIALVDEALGDTTVVNERGMNPTDPEWAALLGEVVDALPGAQVLVISGSLPPGAPETLLPLLIGTARDAGVPVIVDTSGPAMLHAADAGASVLKPNAAELVEATGITDPVEGARSLIERGVDLVLLSLGAEGMLAVTASEVLHARLDAPLAGNPTGAGDAGVAACAVLYADGIRDPAAILRRATAWSAAAVLMPLAGEISDEWEALEQRLLVAPYDPTVREDPL
- a CDS encoding SIS domain-containing protein: MTELLPGAHMREELNSQPETWARAADLRDAQALLPASGARIAVVGCGTSWFMAQSYAFLRETAGQGETDAFAASESFVDRGYDAVVALTRSGTTTEVLELVERIKGRVPTIGVIGDETSPLVSLVDDAVLLPFADEKSVVQTRFATTALALFRASLGEDLTGAIDDAAAVLAADYDDELRDAEQYSFLGRGWTVGLAHEAALKMRESSQSWTESYPSMEYRHGPIAIAAPGRVTWQFGQAPEGLAAQVEATGARFVQHPVDPLADLVRLHRVALDRAVAKGLDPDQPRNLTRSVILDA
- a CDS encoding class II fructose-bisphosphate aldolase → MTLVSARELVTDAAARGIGIGAFNVIHLETAEGLVRASEAAHLPVILQISQNCADYHGGLEPIALATLAIARRAATPVAVHLDHAERPELVDEAIALGFGSVMFDGGALPYDENVAITAAVAERSHAAGVYIEGELGEVGGKDGAHAPGVRTDPDEARAFVAATGVDALAVAVGSSHAMTDRTASLDLELICRLREALPVPLVLHGSSGVADAVIADAVRAGMTKINVSTHLNGFFTRAIRSTLDADEKLVDSRKYLSPAREALAGEAARMLRLFALVPAGVAGLPA
- a CDS encoding carbohydrate ABC transporter permease, giving the protein MSQTKESSNLAGAATGRPRTPGRRPGATRGKPGGKDLLQALPWIAPALLLIIGVVLFPAGVMFFNSTRDISLSGLDKGSVGFDNFVTVFTFAEFWPIIFRTIIWVVAVVTFTVLISLGLAQILNKAFPGRQIVRMAVIVPWAASVVMTTMVFYYSLEPYFGVFNKFLYDIGLSDDAVGYGWTKNPATAFAWSIVIAIFVSLPFTTYTILAGLQTVPADTLEAAKMDGAGATRTYWTIVLPQLRSALAVAVLINIINVFNSLPILKVMTGSIPGYGADTIMTMIFKYIELQKKVDVASALSVVAFLIVIVIVAIYVKAVKPMKEV
- a CDS encoding ROK family protein codes for the protein MTSPEDAASITDVVSDASSERLAAARPLGSGAPVLAFDVGGTDIKSALFDADGTALGLRRTPTPVADGDRTEVLIERLGVLAAELRADHPDVVPQAAGLVVPGIVDADAGLGVFASNLGWHDSPLRDLASAKLGLPVAFDHDVRAASWAEHRLGGARAYSNSVVLVIGTGIAGALLVGGEPYTAGGYAGEIGHSPIADGPVCACGARGCLEVVASAGAIARRYREATGITPDGAKDVIARAAAGDRIASEIWNSALDALTLSLAQLTAVIAPEAIVIGGGLSRAGGALFDELRARLAERLSFHRLPELVPAELSGNAGILGAALRARELA